A genome region from Salvia splendens isolate huo1 chromosome 19, SspV2, whole genome shotgun sequence includes the following:
- the LOC121779914 gene encoding protein CANDIDATE G-PROTEIN COUPLED RECEPTOR 8-like: MSNPNITLAIASEQNITDPPARISEWYTSQSEGCNSFWREAALLVPSVLLVLYLGFQARRNVKKLRHRKSYVMIAYYALLWLSALLNLAWAALQGWECAPEKATAWNLLSLLTECGMLTLEISIVAFLLQENYANGLEALAHTFFVSGSSVVVDVLIQAIFIFGFGVPLFTNADTARWGKWTLLFVHTLLLSAVYCYILFVHYSKWRDKLPPRPSFYNYVVTMFVVNVLGLCASGMAGIGFGFGFLLYNLVVICRHALYLPFLYVTFLADFFQEEDWLLDNAYYSEMKDAGFFDTEWD, from the exons ATGTCAAACCCTAACATAACCCTCGCGATTGCTTCAGAGCAGAACATTACGGATCCTCCAGCGCGGATTTCCGAATGGTACACCTCACAAAGCGAAGGGTGCAACAGTTTCTGGCGCGAAGCGGCCCTGCTCGTGCCCTCAGTTCTGCTGGTGCTGTACTTAGGGTTCCAGGCAAGGCGCAATGTGAAGAAGCTGCGCCACCGGAAGTCTTACGTCATGATCGCGTACTACGCCCTCCTGTGGCTCTCTGCTCTTCTCAATTTGGCGTGGGCTGCTCTTCAG GGATGGGAATGTGCTCCTGAAAAGGCAACTGCTTGGAACCTGTTATCGTTGCTCACAGAATGTGGAATGCTAACTCTGGAAATTAGCATAGTAGCATTCCTGCTTCAGGAGAACTATGCTAATGGATTGGAAGCGCTAGCACATACTTTCTTCGTTTCAGGTTCCTCTGTTGTCGTTGATGTGCTTATCCAG GCTATCTTCATATTCGGATTTGGGGTGCCCCTCTTCACTAACGCTGATACTGCACGCTGGGGAAAATGGACTCTACTCTTTGTTCATACTTTGCTCCTGTCTGCAGTCTACTGCTACATACTATTCGTTCACTACTCAAAATGGAGGGATAAGTTGCCAC CTAGGCCTTCATTCTACAACTATGTGGTCACTATGTTTGTAGTAAATGTTTTGGGATTGTGTGCTAGCGGAATGGCTGGAATCGGTTTTGGCTTTGGATTTCT GTTGTACAATCTTGTAGTCATCTGCCGTCACGCCCTCTATCTCCCCTTCCTTTATGTAACGTTCCTGGCCGACTTTTTCCAG GAGGAAGACTGGCTCTTGGACAACGCGTATTACTCAGAGATGAAAGATGCTGGTTTTTTCGACACTGAGTGGGACTAG
- the LOC121779963 gene encoding uncharacterized protein LOC121779963: MQCSSYTPVYCHSRDLNSGAGGYSWHLYGEERGYNDTIFVPSSDQYLGYDKGMVKQIIQNHEATFRFQVQELHRLHGRQRDLMDEIRVRRHLLSQTSESVYSSSHPGVGIPHKPSPAIDWLLGNLSPRELSELTSRNVQGPKRFVAESFLRPATLQSECGIRRNSSERSGIVDLDIPARMYQDYQVQQFKAPELTYRTPEKISDFLHATRPDFGSTKTWDLSRSSSDIRKTYCFIDLNEPIQPESLPTSSSDPLGSFTGLDIDLNLLPFEDEPIVQNGCSDIFLKTEGYIDLNSGVADEHLAPSSSSTPEQRSLKGPVSPENEERSPPRGESEDIQLETSEEPFVELDNTTAAKTLVTIFSSGVEVDADVLDPLANFRNLCWFAEVVMKLETDATEENTLNSSRFSKRSSGKCQKRGKKGFKQGSAKTRKQSKLSMSSILKQSGGAVVRGWGGTRRRQGGRRRRDSRFLPVMV, translated from the exons ATGCAGTGCAGTAGCTACACGCCCGTGTATTGCCACTCGAGAGATCTGAATTCCGGTGCAGGTGGCTATTCTTGGCACCTGTATGGAGAAGAAAGAGGCTACAACGACACGATTTTTGTGCCATCGTCTGATCAGTACTTAGGTTATGACAAGGGAATGGTGAAACAGATCATACAGAATCACGAAGCCACGTTTAGGTTTCAG GTTCAGGAGCTGCACCGGTTACACGGAAGGCAGAGGGACTTGATGGATGAAATTAGAGTGAGACGGCATTTACTGTCTCAAACATCAGAATCAGTCTATTCCTCGTCTCATCCCGGGGTTGGAATTCCTCATAAGCCTTCTCCTGCAATAGACTGGCTTCTCGGAAATCTTTCACCTCGTGAGTTGTCTGAGCTAACATCAAGGAACGTGCAAGGGCCTAAACGTTTCGTTGCAGAGAGCTTTCTGAGACCTGCAACTCTACAATCCGAGTGTGGCATAAGAAGAAATAGTAGCGAACGAAGTGGAATTGTCGACCTTGATATTCCCGCTCGTATGTACCAAGACTATCAGGTGCAGCAGTTCAAAGCACCCGAGTTGACATATCGTACCCCTGAGAAAATATCCGACTTCCTGCATGCTACTCGTCCTGACTTTGGTTCGACTAAAACATGGGATTTGTCGAGATCCAGTTCGGATATCAGGAAAACGTATTGTTTCATTGATTTGAACGAGCCCATACAGCCGGAGTCATTGCCTACTAGTTCGTCTGATCCTCTTGGATCCTTCACTGGTCTCGATATTGATTTGAATTTGTTACCATTTGAAGACGAACCGATTGTACAGAACGGATGCAGTGACATTTTCTTGAAAACAGAAGGTTACATCGACTTGAACAGTGGCGTAGCAGACGAGCACCTGGCTCCATCGAGCTCCTCGACTCCTGAGCAAAGATCGTTGAAGGGACCAGTGAGCCCGGAGAACGAGGAGCGTTCGCCTCCAAGAGGAGAATCCGAAGATATTCAGCTGGAAACATCGGAAGAGCCATTCGTTGAACTCGATAACACCACTGCTGCAAAAACTCTAGTCACGATTTTTTCCTCCGGAGTCGAGGTAGACGCTGATGTTCTCGATCCACTAGCAAACTTCCGAAACCTGTGCTGGTTTGCTGAAGTGGTCATGAAACTTGAGACAGATGCAACGGAGGAAAACACTCTAAATTCGTCTCGTTTCAGTAAACGCTCTTCCGGGAAGTGCCAGAAGAGGGGGAAGAAGGGCTTCAAACAGGGCAGCGCGAAAACAAGGAAACAGTCCAAGTTATCAATGAGCTCGATCTTGAAGCAGTCCGGTGGTGCTGTAGTGCGGGGCTGGGGAGGGACGAGGAGACGGCAAGGAGGCCGGAGGCGTAGGGATAGTCGATTCTTGCCTGTGATGGTTTGA
- the LOC121779376 gene encoding PLASMODESMATA CALLOSE-BINDING PROTEIN 3-like produces the protein MAAFLLITLLLSIAGHSSALWCVCKDGLTDPVLQKALDYACGAGADCNPIHQTGPCFQPNTVKAHCSYAANSYFQRNRQQSTACDFAGAATVTSSDPSISGCSYPATASASTTPTMGTTTPVSGTRGNTPGMTNPNTGVLGNPVLGPSGMNPNTDLSGAGIRLSNAVFLCFSVFLTFSALVFW, from the exons ATGGCTGCTTTCCTGCTTATCACTCTCCTCCTCTCCATCGCCGGCCACTCCA GCGCGTTGTGGTGCGTGTGCAAGGATGGATTAACCGATCCAGTGCTGCAGAAGGCGCTAGACTACGCATGCGGAGCCGGGGCGGATTGCAACCCGATCCATCAAACCGGGCCGTGCTTCCAACCCAACACCGTTAAGGCTCACTGCAGCTACGCCGCCAACAGCTATTTCCAGAGAAACCGCCAACAATCCACCGCCTGCGACTTCGCCGGCGCCGCCACCGTCACCTCCTCCGATCCTA GCATTTCTGGATGTTCGTATCCAGCAACTGCAAG TGCTTCCACCACCCCCACAATGGGGACTACGACTCCGGTCTCCGGGACAAGGGGTAACACCCCGGGCATGACAAACCCCAACACCGGCGTACTAGGCAACCCCGTTCTAGGCCCGTCAGGGATGAACCCCAACACTGACTTGAGTGGTGCAGGGATCCGGCTCTCCAATGCCGTCTTCCTCTGCTTCTCGGTGTTCCTCACCTTCTCAGCACTCGTTTTCTGGTGA
- the LOC121780282 gene encoding angio-associated migratory cell protein-like encodes MNVPSPVHDDNDNGEQTFIDESDIINEYEIDEEELPDADDEGGSGGEEEFDGVDDSVHIFTGHTGELYSAACSPTDASLVATGGGDDKGFLWRIGQGDWIFELQGHQETVSGLSFSMDGQLIASGGLDGVVKVWDVAKEELKCTLEGPGAGIEWVRWHPKGHLVLAGAEDSSIWMWNADKGGAYLNVFSGHGGSVTCGDFTPDGKTICSGSDDATMKIWNPRNAEIIHDVRGHPYHTEGITCLTISSDSSLVITGSSDGSVHVVNISTGKVVLSLNAHTESVESVAFEPSSRRDSWRAATGGLDQKLIIWDQHSSPRCICEHEDTVTCLLWLAGSRYIATGCLDGKVRIWDSLSGDCAKVLSGHSDAIQSLAVSSNGEYLVSVSIDETARVFEIAEFR; translated from the exons ATGAATGTGCCATCTCCAGTCCACGATGACAATGATAATGGGGAGCAGACTTTCATAGATGAAAGTGATATAATTAACGAGTATGAAATCGATGAAGAAG AACTCCCTGATGCGGATGACGAAGGTGGCTCTGGTGGAGAAGAAGAATTCG ATGGAGTTGATGATTCTGTACATATATTCACTGGTCACACAG GTGAACTGTATAGTGCTGCTTGTAGTCCAACAGATGCTTCTCTAGTGGCAACTGGAGGCGGAGATGATAAAGGATTTTTGTGGAGGATTGGTCAAGGGGATTGGATTTTTGAATTGCAAG GCCACCAGGAAACTGTGTCTGGTTTATCCTTTAGCATGGATGGACAACTGATTGCATCTGGAGGCTTGGATGGAGTAGTGAAAGTGTGGGACGTAGCAAAGGAAGAACTGAAATGTACTCTTGAGGGTCCTGGTGCAGGCATTGAG TGGGTTAGGTGGCATCCGAAAGGACACTTAGTCTTGGCTGGTGCTGAGGATTCCTCAATCTGGATGTGGAATGCTGACAAGGGGGGCGCTTATCTCAATGTTTTCTCAGGTCATGGGGGTAGTGTGACCTGCGGAGATTTTACGCCCGATG GTAAAACAATATGTAGTGGTTCTGATGATGCAACTATGAAAATTTGGAATCCTAGAAATGCGGAAATCATTCATGATGTTAGAG gCCATCCTTATCACACTGAAGGAATCACATGCTTGACAATCAGCTCCGATTCTAGTCTTGTCATTACTGGTTCAAGCGATGGTTCGGTGCACGTTGTCAATATATCCACGGGCAAG GTTGTTCTCTCCTTGAATGCACATACAGAATCAGTAGAGTCCGTTGCTTTCGAACCAAG CTCTCGACGTGATAGCTGGAGGGCTGCAACCGGAGGCCTGGACCAGAAGCTTATAATCTGGGACCAGCATTCATCTCCACGTTGCATATGCGAACACGAG GACACAGTGACATGTTTGCTATGGCTTGCCGGTTCGAGATACATAGCCACAGGCTGTCTTGACGGGAAGGTACGCATATGGGACAGCCTATCCGGAGATTGTGCCAAAGTGCTCAGTGGACACTCCGATGCAATTCAATCCCTGGCTGTGTCGTCTAATGGAGAATACCTTGTGTCTGTTTCGATCGATGAAACCGCTCGGGTGTTTGAGATTGCAGAGTTCAGATAG